Proteins encoded by one window of Mesorhizobium sp. INR15:
- a CDS encoding DMT family transporter: protein MKSRDIAAYVFLAITWGLSFLVLLKVVHAFGWIGAVTLRSLVAGITLILLAVVTRRRLDFSAGWRPFAVVGATTVAAQLIGLSYATPRIGTAMAAILVAAIPLFSMIIGQLWGLERITLRGLAGLLLGTAGILLLVGFPSVPVTPAFVFGCAASLFSSFSAAFGSNYANRHLRSAGSLELTSAAFLFGGLMTLPLLFAVPVPAMPGAIDFLYLALLACVMSALTYVVYFRLVASIGATRTISVEFAVTVVAVLVGTMLLGETLSAIQIVGAVAIIGGCVLVLDPFPRRAKAVPLA from the coding sequence ATGAAATCCAGAGATATCGCCGCCTACGTCTTCCTGGCCATCACCTGGGGCCTGTCCTTCCTGGTCCTGCTCAAGGTTGTGCATGCCTTCGGCTGGATCGGCGCGGTGACCTTGCGTTCCCTGGTCGCCGGCATCACACTTATCCTGCTGGCGGTGGTGACGCGGCGCCGGCTCGACTTCAGCGCCGGCTGGCGGCCATTCGCCGTTGTCGGCGCAACCACGGTCGCGGCACAGCTGATCGGCCTGTCCTACGCCACGCCGCGCATCGGCACGGCGATGGCGGCCATTCTCGTTGCCGCCATTCCGCTGTTCTCGATGATCATCGGCCAGCTGTGGGGGCTTGAGCGCATCACTCTTCGCGGGCTGGCCGGGCTGCTGCTCGGCACCGCCGGGATCCTGCTTCTGGTCGGCTTTCCGTCAGTGCCCGTAACACCAGCCTTCGTATTTGGCTGCGCCGCGTCGCTGTTCAGTTCGTTCTCGGCCGCCTTCGGCAGCAACTATGCCAACCGTCATCTGCGCTCAGCCGGCTCACTGGAACTCACCAGCGCCGCCTTCCTGTTCGGCGGGCTGATGACACTGCCGCTGCTTTTCGCGGTCCCGGTGCCTGCCATGCCCGGCGCCATAGATTTCCTCTACCTCGCCTTGCTCGCCTGCGTGATGAGCGCTTTGACTTATGTCGTCTATTTCCGGCTGGTGGCCAGCATCGGCGCGACCAGGACGATCAGTGTCGAGTTTGCCGTCACCGTGGTCGCCGTGCTGGTCGGCACGATGCTGCTTGGCGAGACGCTGTCGGCCATCCAGATCGTCGGCGCGGTGGCGATCATCGGCGGCTGCGTGCTGGTGCTGGACCCGTTTCCACGCCGGGCGAAAGCAGTGCCGCTGGCGTGA
- a CDS encoding DUF2778 domain-containing protein has product MAFLSKKNIVWDERGDCEPADHASRSSTFTPERIVRWVAVPGVSAAVGLWLIGTMVGLSSVGASLSTTSGGLQQTLSMPGSLALADPLKQHFLTSSAPLVLANAHGGTQALRDHVVQCGASCFKLAATSASAGKSGRLVAQAKPVVARTETQERFERMEASLSPTRLAAAFASSGKPVVAANSPARPVISSVPQQYTVASLVPSAPVVASLAAETPAPAAERFARLDTGSVVVQTAPQPMGFAQAETPDNAQLALALVQSLPVEDQAFASPLPIEESSAEVAVSPVETQQEQPGDVTALPEALTNDVPLPTQRPQFDAPQPPRAAQQSKPAQQPKPARETVQQAQAPRTAQPARQGRPADGGDVLAYAKPDTPSGGLGQAFKNLFNSPGGRTGAGNGVAVYDISAKVVYMPDGQRLEAHSGLGSMVDQPRYVHVKDRGPTPPNTYNLSLRESRFHGVEALRLTPVSGGNKYNRNGLLAHTYMLRGGRAESNGCVVFRDYARFLAAFKKGKVTRLVVVDRLNGSATRVASNGSGA; this is encoded by the coding sequence ATGGCGTTCTTGAGTAAGAAAAATATTGTCTGGGACGAGCGCGGGGACTGCGAGCCTGCCGATCACGCGTCGCGTTCCTCCACCTTCACCCCTGAACGGATCGTCCGCTGGGTCGCGGTGCCTGGCGTCAGCGCCGCCGTCGGCCTGTGGCTGATCGGCACCATGGTCGGCCTGAGTTCCGTCGGCGCCTCGCTGTCGACGACTTCCGGCGGCCTGCAGCAGACGCTGTCGATGCCCGGCTCGCTTGCCCTTGCCGATCCGCTGAAGCAGCATTTCCTGACATCCTCGGCGCCGTTAGTGCTGGCCAATGCCCATGGCGGCACGCAGGCCTTGCGCGACCATGTGGTGCAATGCGGCGCCAGCTGCTTCAAGCTTGCAGCGACAAGCGCGTCGGCCGGCAAGTCCGGGCGCCTCGTGGCGCAGGCCAAGCCAGTTGTTGCCAGGACCGAGACGCAGGAACGTTTCGAACGCATGGAAGCATCGCTGTCGCCAACCAGGCTCGCCGCCGCCTTTGCCAGCTCTGGCAAGCCTGTCGTGGCAGCCAACAGCCCGGCGCGCCCGGTCATTTCGAGTGTCCCACAGCAATATACGGTCGCCTCGCTGGTACCATCGGCTCCGGTTGTGGCCAGCCTCGCTGCGGAGACCCCTGCTCCGGCGGCGGAACGCTTCGCCCGGTTGGACACCGGTTCGGTGGTCGTACAGACCGCGCCACAGCCGATGGGCTTTGCCCAGGCCGAAACCCCCGACAATGCACAATTGGCTTTGGCGCTCGTTCAGTCGCTGCCGGTTGAAGACCAGGCCTTTGCCTCGCCGCTGCCGATCGAGGAATCCTCGGCGGAAGTCGCGGTTTCGCCTGTCGAGACCCAGCAGGAACAGCCCGGCGATGTCACCGCATTGCCTGAAGCCCTCACCAATGACGTGCCATTGCCGACCCAACGCCCGCAATTCGACGCGCCACAGCCGCCTAGGGCCGCGCAGCAATCCAAGCCTGCCCAGCAACCGAAGCCGGCTCGCGAAACAGTCCAGCAGGCGCAGGCGCCAAGGACGGCTCAACCGGCCCGCCAAGGCAGACCAGCGGATGGCGGCGACGTTCTGGCCTATGCCAAGCCGGACACGCCGTCGGGCGGCCTCGGCCAGGCATTCAAGAACCTCTTCAACTCGCCGGGCGGCAGGACCGGAGCCGGCAATGGCGTCGCGGTCTATGACATCTCGGCCAAGGTCGTCTACATGCCCGACGGTCAGCGGCTCGAGGCGCATTCGGGCCTCGGCTCCATGGTCGACCAGCCGCGCTATGTCCACGTCAAGGATCGCGGCCCGACGCCGCCCAACACCTACAACCTGTCGCTGCGTGAATCGCGCTTCCACGGTGTCGAGGCCCTGCGCCTGACCCCTGTCAGCGGCGGCAACAAGTACAACCGCAATGGCCTGCTTGCCCACACCTACATGCTGCGCGGCGGCCGTGCCGAATCCAATGGCTGCGTTGTCTTCAGGGACTATGCCCGCTTCCTCGCCGCCTTCAAGAAGGGCAAGGTTACACGCCTCGTCGTGGTGGATCGCCTGAACGGATCGGCGACTCGTGTGGCGTCAAACGGAAGCGGCGCCTGA
- a CDS encoding GFA family protein: MATQTSAQPAPMGTGKDQFVALKTYSGSCHCGTVRFEADVDLSQGTFKCNCSSCTKARSWLVVARPDRFRLIAGAEAQTLYQWTPPGHAGPNFKFHFCRNCGIRTPAWGEAEAMGGAFHAIQVTLLDGVDPDELAGAPINYVDGRNDRFDLKPADTRLL; this comes from the coding sequence ATGGCCACGCAAACATCGGCGCAGCCCGCGCCGATGGGAACGGGAAAGGATCAGTTCGTGGCTCTAAAGACCTATTCGGGTAGCTGTCACTGCGGCACGGTTCGCTTCGAAGCCGATGTCGATCTCAGCCAGGGAACCTTCAAATGCAATTGCTCCAGCTGCACCAAGGCGCGTTCGTGGCTGGTGGTCGCCAGGCCTGACCGCTTTCGGCTGATTGCCGGCGCCGAGGCCCAGACGCTATACCAATGGACCCCGCCGGGGCACGCCGGGCCGAATTTCAAATTCCACTTCTGCCGAAACTGCGGCATACGCACGCCGGCGTGGGGCGAGGCCGAAGCCATGGGTGGCGCTTTCCACGCGATCCAGGTGACGCTGCTCGACGGCGTCGATCCCGATGAGCTGGCGGGAGCGCCCATCAACTATGTCGACGGCCGCAATGACCGTTTCGACCTGAAGCCGGCCGACACCCGCCTTCTGTGA
- the uvrB gene encoding excinuclease ABC subunit UvrB: MAKSPDKKTPPKANSEPKRRSPITDFLDASEPLHRGGFDEAPQAELSGTPLTGSIADWAEQIEQEAEKEGRLAGKGDSGKASKPSKKIPERSAAPGRSSRGTSMGGAATARERTAAGLNPVAGLDISLEDAETMASGSVTATVAALSALIESGNPLHKDGVLWTPHRPARPEKSEGGIAIKMVSDFEPAGDQPTAIKDLVEGVDNSDRTQVLLGVTGSGKTFTMAKVIEETQRPALILAPNKTLAAQLYSEFKKFFPENAVEYFVSYYDYYQPEAYVPRTDTFIEKESSINEQIDRMRHSATRSLLERDDVIIVASVSCIYGIGSVETYTAMTFQMQIGDRLDQRALLADLVAQQYKRQDINFVRGSFRVRGDTIEIFPAHLEDRAWRISMFGDEIEQITEFDPLTGSKTGELKSVKIYANSHYVTPRPTLNQAIKSIKEELKHRLVELERAGRLLEAQRLEQRCRFDLEMLEATGSCAGIENYSRYLTGRQPGDPPPTLFEYIPDNALVFIDESHVTIPQIGGMYRGDFRRKATLAEYGFRLPSCMDNRPLRFEEWDAMRPLSVAVSATPGGWEMEQAGGVFAEQVIRPTGLIDPPVEVRPAKSQVDDVVGEIRDTTKAGYRTLVTVLTKRMAEDLTEYLHEQGVRVRYMHSDIDTLERIEILRDLRLGAFDVLVGINLLREGLDIPECGFVAILDADKEGFLRSETSLIQTIGRAARNVDGKVILYADQVTGSMERAMAETSRRREKQVEWNEANGITPESVKSRISDILDSVYEKDHVRADISQFTDSAGAMMGNNLKVHLDAMDKQMRDAGANLDFEKAARIRDEIKRLREIELSISDDPLAREVEGQSPNSGREKGKHNKGVAKHRTVEEQERFRKFDEARAAEEAAKAARPNLFRKPHLDEMGADGAVPVKTPLFSKPSLDAMGPGTDMTTPAGAVSRSLFKKQSAEEAHGSDFGIPGDDAKPLFKKNTLDEMTVRRTETPIEGDRPVKRERAGIGSYEDPGDARREKRRPGKTGRPGK, from the coding sequence ATGGCCAAATCCCCCGACAAGAAGACGCCGCCGAAGGCGAATAGCGAGCCCAAGCGGCGCAGCCCGATTACCGATTTCCTCGATGCCTCCGAGCCGCTGCACAGAGGCGGCTTCGACGAAGCGCCCCAGGCAGAACTTTCCGGCACCCCGCTGACCGGCTCGATCGCCGACTGGGCCGAACAGATCGAGCAGGAGGCCGAGAAGGAAGGCCGGCTTGCAGGCAAGGGCGACAGCGGCAAGGCATCCAAGCCCTCGAAGAAGATACCCGAGCGCTCCGCCGCTCCAGGCCGAAGCTCGCGCGGCACCTCGATGGGCGGTGCGGCAACGGCCAGGGAGCGTACGGCAGCCGGCCTCAATCCGGTCGCCGGTCTCGACATTTCGCTGGAAGACGCCGAGACGATGGCCTCGGGCAGTGTCACCGCGACCGTGGCGGCACTGTCGGCGCTGATCGAATCCGGCAATCCGCTGCACAAGGACGGCGTGCTGTGGACGCCGCACCGCCCTGCGCGCCCGGAAAAGTCCGAAGGCGGCATCGCCATCAAGATGGTGTCGGATTTCGAGCCGGCCGGCGACCAGCCAACCGCGATCAAGGATCTTGTCGAGGGCGTCGACAACAGCGACCGCACCCAGGTGCTGCTCGGTGTCACCGGCTCCGGCAAGACCTTCACCATGGCCAAGGTGATCGAGGAGACGCAGCGCCCTGCCCTGATCCTGGCGCCAAACAAGACGCTGGCAGCGCAGCTCTATTCCGAGTTCAAGAAATTCTTCCCCGAGAACGCGGTCGAGTATTTCGTCTCCTATTACGACTACTACCAGCCGGAGGCCTACGTTCCGCGCACCGACACGTTCATCGAGAAGGAATCCTCGATCAACGAGCAGATCGACCGCATGCGCCATTCGGCGACCCGCTCGCTGCTTGAGCGCGACGACGTCATCATCGTCGCTTCGGTGTCCTGCATCTACGGTATCGGCTCGGTCGAAACCTATACGGCGATGACCTTCCAGATGCAGATCGGCGACCGGCTCGACCAGCGCGCCCTGCTCGCCGACCTCGTCGCACAGCAGTATAAGCGCCAGGACATCAACTTCGTCCGTGGCTCATTCCGCGTGCGCGGCGACACGATCGAAATCTTTCCCGCCCACCTTGAGGACCGCGCCTGGCGCATCTCGATGTTCGGCGACGAAATCGAGCAGATCACCGAGTTCGACCCGCTGACCGGCAGCAAGACCGGCGAGCTGAAAAGCGTCAAGATCTACGCCAACTCGCACTATGTGACGCCGCGCCCAACGCTGAACCAGGCGATCAAGTCGATCAAGGAGGAGCTCAAGCATCGGCTGGTTGAGCTCGAACGCGCCGGCCGGCTGCTGGAAGCACAGCGGCTGGAACAGCGCTGCCGCTTCGACCTGGAGATGTTGGAAGCCACCGGTTCCTGCGCCGGTATCGAGAACTATTCGCGCTATCTGACCGGCCGCCAGCCGGGCGATCCACCGCCGACGCTGTTCGAATATATTCCCGACAACGCGCTGGTCTTCATCGACGAAAGCCACGTCACCATTCCACAGATCGGCGGCATGTACAGGGGCGACTTTCGCCGCAAGGCAACGCTGGCCGAATACGGCTTCCGCTTGCCGTCCTGCATGGACAACCGGCCGCTGCGTTTCGAGGAATGGGACGCCATGCGCCCGCTCTCCGTCGCCGTTTCGGCGACCCCGGGCGGTTGGGAAATGGAACAGGCCGGCGGCGTCTTCGCCGAGCAGGTCATCCGCCCAACCGGGCTGATCGACCCGCCGGTCGAGGTGCGCCCGGCCAAGAGCCAGGTCGACGATGTCGTCGGCGAAATCCGCGACACCACCAAGGCCGGCTACCGCACGCTGGTCACGGTTCTGACCAAGCGCATGGCCGAAGACCTGACCGAATATCTGCACGAGCAAGGCGTGCGCGTGCGCTACATGCATTCCGACATCGACACGCTGGAGCGCATCGAGATCCTGCGCGACCTGCGCCTTGGCGCCTTCGACGTGCTGGTCGGTATCAACCTTCTGCGCGAGGGCCTCGACATTCCCGAATGCGGCTTCGTCGCCATTCTCGACGCCGACAAGGAAGGTTTCCTGCGCTCGGAGACGTCGCTGATCCAGACCATCGGCCGCGCCGCGCGCAACGTCGACGGCAAGGTCATCCTCTACGCCGATCAGGTCACCGGCTCGATGGAACGGGCGATGGCCGAGACCAGCCGCCGCCGCGAAAAGCAGGTGGAATGGAACGAGGCCAACGGCATCACGCCGGAATCGGTCAAGTCGCGCATCTCCGACATTCTGGATTCGGTCTACGAGAAGGACCACGTCCGCGCTGACATCTCGCAGTTCACCGACAGCGCCGGCGCCATGATGGGCAACAATCTGAAAGTCCATCTCGACGCGATGGACAAGCAGATGCGCGACGCCGGCGCCAATCTCGACTTCGAGAAGGCGGCGCGCATCCGCGACGAGATCAAGCGGCTGCGCGAGATCGAACTGTCCATCTCCGACGACCCGCTGGCACGCGAGGTTGAAGGCCAAAGTCCCAACTCAGGCCGCGAAAAAGGCAAGCACAACAAGGGCGTGGCCAAACATCGCACAGTCGAGGAACAGGAGCGTTTCCGCAAGTTCGACGAAGCGCGTGCGGCTGAAGAGGCCGCCAAGGCTGCCCGGCCCAATCTCTTCCGCAAGCCGCATCTCGACGAGATGGGCGCCGACGGCGCGGTGCCGGTCAAGACGCCGTTGTTTTCGAAACCCTCGCTCGACGCCATGGGCCCAGGCACCGACATGACGACACCGGCCGGTGCGGTGTCGCGCTCGCTGTTCAAGAAGCAGTCGGCCGAGGAAGCGCATGGTTCCGACTTCGGCATTCCGGGTGACGACGCCAAGCCGCTGTTCAAGAAGAACACACTTGATGAAATGACGGTGCGCCGTACGGAGACGCCGATCGAGGGCGACAGGCCGGTCAAGCGCGAGCGCGCCGGCATCGGCTCCTACGAAGATCCAGGCGACGCCCGCCGGGAAAAGCGGCGCCCCGGCAAGACGGGACGACCAGGCAAATAG
- a CDS encoding porin → MSAPALAAPVEYIKICDAYGAQYYYSPGTDTCINADTGQTNRQTADGIVTGKTAPAQHVDDTDARITRTFENASIAAALASPDLVEGEHFGVRINWGNAGGSDAVGITGAALLSEGFGRKLTGTLGIAFAESAVGGNAGLQFNW, encoded by the coding sequence ATGTCGGCACCTGCTCTGGCCGCGCCTGTCGAATATATAAAAATCTGCGATGCCTATGGCGCGCAATATTATTACAGTCCTGGCACCGACACCTGCATCAATGCCGACACAGGCCAAACAAATCGCCAAACGGCGGACGGTATCGTCACCGGGAAAACCGCCCCTGCGCAACATGTTGACGACACCGACGCCCGCATCACGCGGACGTTTGAGAATGCCTCGATCGCCGCCGCCCTGGCGAGCCCCGACCTTGTCGAGGGCGAGCACTTCGGCGTTCGCATCAACTGGGGCAACGCGGGCGGCTCGGATGCCGTCGGGATTACCGGCGCCGCGCTTCTGAGCGAGGGCTTTGGCCGCAAGCTTACCGGGACGCTGGGCATCGCCTTTGCCGAGAGTGCGGTCGGCGGCAATGCCGGCTTGCAGTTCAACTGGTAG
- a CDS encoding protein-L-isoaspartate O-methyltransferase, which yields MKRRDFLALSAGAAAFSILPSIARAALPVPYDRNAEVPVTDKKTFIDWMVANRGEDPKYLAERFDRFQIMVYNKDVLDDRNKRAFLATPREEFVLPQNLARTYDHAFLDIGYGVTISGPHLVGRMTTAIDVQFGESVLEVGTGSGYQSAYLANLTDKVHTIEIINPLAQRTRRTYDALIDRGYSVFGSVTSRNADGYYGWESVGPFDKIIVTCGIDHIPPSLLQQLKPNGVMVIPVGPPGAQHVLKVVKQQLADGTFNIVRSDIYNGKVVPFVPFTKLEGDQIVGTHNG from the coding sequence ATGAAGCGTCGGGACTTCTTGGCGCTGTCGGCGGGAGCGGCGGCGTTTTCCATTCTTCCTAGTATCGCCAGGGCGGCTCTGCCGGTGCCTTATGACCGGAACGCCGAAGTGCCGGTGACCGACAAAAAGACCTTCATCGACTGGATGGTGGCCAATCGCGGCGAAGATCCGAAGTATCTCGCCGAGCGATTCGATCGTTTTCAGATCATGGTCTACAACAAGGATGTGCTGGACGACCGCAACAAGCGGGCGTTTCTGGCGACGCCGCGCGAGGAATTCGTGCTGCCGCAGAATCTGGCGCGCACCTATGACCACGCGTTTCTCGATATCGGCTATGGCGTGACCATCTCCGGCCCGCATCTGGTCGGACGCATGACAACGGCCATCGACGTGCAATTCGGCGAATCCGTGCTCGAAGTGGGTACCGGCTCCGGTTACCAGTCGGCCTATCTCGCCAACCTTACCGACAAGGTGCACACGATCGAGATCATCAACCCGCTGGCACAGCGCACCCGCCGCACCTATGACGCACTCATCGATCGCGGCTACAGCGTGTTCGGCTCGGTCACCAGCCGGAACGCCGACGGCTACTACGGCTGGGAAAGCGTCGGTCCGTTCGACAAGATCATTGTCACCTGCGGCATCGACCATATCCCGCCGTCGCTGCTGCAGCAGCTCAAGCCCAATGGCGTCATGGTCATCCCGGTCGGACCGCCTGGCGCGCAGCATGTGCTCAAGGTGGTCAAGCAGCAGCTCGCCGATGGCACGTTCAACATCGTCCGCTCGGATATCTACAATGGCAAGGTGGTGCCTTTCGTGCCCTTTACCAAGCTGGAAGGCGACCAGATCGTCGGCACGCATAACGGCTGA
- a CDS encoding RNA polymerase sigma factor, with protein MSPDFEAIGLFEPRHVAFLETIAHLRPKLHRYCARMTGSVLDGEDVMQEAVFEAYRKLEHFDDSRALGPWLFRIAHNRCIDFLRRRKVWREAEAAAAEPGTVQPVHAIGPALDRAVERLVMNLPPKERACVLLKDVFDYSLEEIAPLVDSTVGGVKAALSRGRGKLEALPDTAKAWPAVNAEVQDLLRRYVLLFNQRDWDGVRELTSADARLRVADCFAGRLADSPYFVEYERRSIPWRMALGEVDGETMVIILLEGPNGLAPFSVIRLGIADSRIVSITDYVKSAWVLNAAASVTVH; from the coding sequence ATGAGCCCCGACTTCGAAGCGATCGGTCTCTTCGAACCACGGCACGTCGCCTTTCTGGAAACCATCGCGCATCTGCGTCCAAAACTTCACCGCTATTGCGCCCGCATGACCGGCTCGGTGCTGGACGGCGAGGACGTGATGCAGGAAGCGGTGTTCGAAGCCTATCGCAAGCTGGAGCATTTCGACGACAGCCGTGCGCTTGGCCCGTGGCTGTTCCGGATCGCCCACAACAGATGCATCGACTTCCTGCGCCGCCGCAAGGTCTGGCGGGAGGCGGAAGCAGCAGCTGCGGAGCCCGGCACTGTGCAGCCTGTCCACGCCATAGGGCCGGCGCTTGATCGCGCCGTCGAGCGGCTGGTGATGAACCTACCGCCCAAGGAGCGTGCCTGCGTGCTCCTGAAGGATGTCTTCGACTATTCGCTGGAAGAGATCGCCCCGTTGGTCGATTCCACGGTCGGCGGCGTCAAGGCGGCTCTCAGTCGGGGCCGTGGCAAGCTGGAAGCGCTGCCGGATACGGCCAAGGCTTGGCCTGCCGTGAATGCGGAGGTGCAGGATCTGCTGCGCCGCTATGTCCTTCTGTTCAACCAGCGCGATTGGGATGGCGTGCGCGAGCTGACCAGTGCCGACGCTCGCCTGCGCGTTGCCGACTGCTTCGCAGGCCGCCTTGCCGACTCGCCGTATTTCGTCGAGTACGAGCGGCGGAGCATCCCCTGGCGCATGGCGCTTGGCGAAGTGGATGGCGAGACGATGGTCATCATCTTGCTCGAGGGACCGAACGGGCTGGCGCCATTCTCAGTGATACGTCTCGGCATCGCCGACAGCCGCATCGTCAGCATCACCGACTATGTGAAGAGTGCGTGGGTTCTGAATGCCGCCGCCTCGGTGACCGTCCACTAA